In the genome of Tautonia marina, one region contains:
- a CDS encoding FHA domain-containing protein, translating to MMNGPPESNNWLLEVVRGRDVGRRYPLRPGRVVLGNAPGEAEGLDLSEQEANSPRKMMGRHAAVELSRSGLVLMDLESPGGVFLNRRRVLSGQAQPLSEGDVLQLGGVQLRVVVENPKITPTSSKAPSQGVADRARPEEKGNATPIRRPAEPPRPSRGPVAPLAFALKNGPVCRSWDDFITVSAQRWEGLREELTSGRLASYLISVGRSEMAPRADAPGSPDDRLDAWLNSIPTSKPSHPELEVHPRSVRVRATPGATTRQAFRVSNIGFRLLRSTLKVEPEGLEWLTITPEFDREFTTIDETEVSFTIVTPDPFPGRLDASIGVESNGGMARVAVVVESPSPRVTEPSEPFEGQEQGNWSPEVLREGCAAWLARRGGRSRIVGGAAIAMLLRLGIGAASGFSSIALLPGPAAVLAVLGGILGGMGCVKRGGIGDVVPGVFSGSFAGMLMAAFLVAMCQAVEPLFGGSISSNLVAVVMIWGVLGAVVGAGSLWTVPDGRRTQGGTS from the coding sequence ATGATGAACGGTCCCCCCGAGTCCAATAACTGGTTGCTGGAGGTTGTTCGCGGTCGAGACGTGGGTCGACGGTATCCCCTGCGTCCGGGACGTGTGGTTCTGGGCAATGCGCCGGGAGAGGCCGAGGGACTCGATCTCTCTGAGCAGGAGGCCAATTCACCCCGAAAGATGATGGGGCGGCATGCCGCGGTCGAACTGTCGCGATCGGGACTGGTTCTCATGGATCTGGAAAGTCCCGGGGGAGTCTTTCTCAATCGTCGGCGGGTGCTCTCCGGGCAAGCCCAGCCCCTGAGCGAGGGGGACGTGCTACAGCTCGGCGGAGTTCAATTGCGCGTGGTGGTTGAGAATCCGAAGATCACTCCGACTTCGTCGAAGGCACCGTCGCAGGGTGTTGCGGATCGAGCACGACCCGAGGAGAAGGGAAACGCGACACCGATCCGGCGCCCAGCCGAGCCCCCTCGGCCTTCGCGCGGGCCGGTGGCTCCGCTGGCATTTGCGTTGAAAAACGGGCCGGTCTGCCGGAGTTGGGACGACTTCATCACGGTTTCGGCCCAGCGTTGGGAGGGGCTCCGAGAGGAGCTGACGTCCGGGCGATTGGCGTCGTACCTCATCTCGGTTGGACGAAGCGAGATGGCGCCCAGGGCCGATGCTCCGGGTTCGCCGGATGATCGCCTGGATGCCTGGCTCAATTCCATTCCGACCTCCAAACCGAGCCATCCCGAGCTGGAGGTTCATCCCCGATCGGTGCGAGTCAGAGCAACACCCGGCGCGACGACCCGCCAGGCCTTCCGCGTGTCGAACATTGGGTTCCGCCTGCTACGCTCAACGCTGAAGGTGGAGCCGGAGGGGCTCGAGTGGTTGACGATAACACCTGAGTTTGATCGAGAATTCACCACCATTGATGAAACGGAAGTGTCGTTCACCATCGTGACTCCGGACCCATTTCCAGGTCGGCTCGATGCGTCGATTGGGGTGGAGAGCAACGGTGGGATGGCTCGCGTCGCGGTTGTGGTAGAGTCGCCGAGTCCCCGGGTGACGGAGCCCTCCGAACCCTTTGAGGGGCAGGAGCAGGGAAACTGGTCTCCAGAGGTCCTTCGGGAGGGATGTGCTGCCTGGTTGGCTCGCCGAGGAGGGAGATCGAGAATTGTCGGAGGGGCGGCCATCGCGATGCTGCTGCGGCTGGGCATTGGGGCCGCGAGTGGTTTCTCATCGATTGCACTGTTGCCAGGACCTGCGGCGGTCCTTGCGGTGCTCGGAGGAATTCTTGGGGGGATGGGCTGTGTCAAGCGAGGTGGCATCGGGGACGTTGTTCCAGGAGTCTTTTCCGGATCATTTGCGGGCATGTTGATGGCAGCGTTTCTTGTTGCAATGTGCCAGGCGGTGGAGCCCCTGTTCGGGGGAAGCATTTCCTCAAATTTGGTTGCGGTTGTGATGATCTGGGGGGTACTCGGGGCTGTGGTTGGCGCTGGATCGCTGTGGACAGTGCCTGATGGCCGTCGGACCCAAGGAGGCACGTCATGA
- a CDS encoding VWA domain-containing protein produces the protein MILIRVGVLIIVLGGVPAISLGQPAALDPRIDTATANGVEYLRRQQSRAGHWDYRLAHDHRLGMTALCGLAMMENGVSSEDEAIVRASEVVRELAISSDQTYDLALAILFLSRLQGTNRGELDGLIQRLARRLEGGHNGGFWSYRVPLGTSYEAGSTGPGGTRPPGDSGGFLGGPGDLSNTQFALLGIWTGGRHEYNSDAALEALDDHLRSTVNPDGGWGYRPGIASAPAMTCAGLMGLAIAASRPSLAERLTSLARGEALVADPVFAKALEKVSADARFIGSSTDVYYLWSLERVCVALGLSDLNGLDWYAIGAESLLNRQLPNGGWPPGSWQSLPETCLALLFLRKSNLAFELDRVLRLPGPKRENPEEIESQIVQAAETTGDDDIRVVVRQVDESGFPEITLDFEVTRPDGAALVDADQDDFRVTEYDQPVEILRFEAPTSREVMETTVVLVVDQSRSMEEENRIGALKEAVRTFLSVMPIGSRVAVIAFSDEIRVICPFTTDVRRVQASVDELQPMGGTRYYDAVVEALELIASQSGRRAVLAMTDGEDTFSRTADLDATILAARRLGLPVHTLGLGSEEEIASDDLRRLAAETRGQYLPARNADQLRAIYEELATRLGQMYRLVYQTERPLPDGTLRPVAVYFRSATVGAQTEVFIRGMVVPASGWPRLFLGLIGVLVGLALLPGLMRRRSAARLRVNR, from the coding sequence ATGATCCTGATTCGAGTGGGTGTCCTGATCATCGTGCTCGGTGGGGTTCCGGCGATCTCGTTGGGGCAGCCGGCGGCCTTGGATCCGAGGATCGATACGGCGACGGCCAACGGAGTGGAGTACCTCAGGAGGCAGCAATCACGTGCGGGGCATTGGGATTATCGACTCGCTCATGACCATCGGCTGGGCATGACGGCGTTGTGTGGTCTGGCAATGATGGAGAATGGGGTTTCGTCTGAGGACGAGGCGATTGTTCGGGCCAGCGAGGTCGTGCGGGAACTGGCGATCTCGTCGGATCAGACCTATGACCTGGCACTTGCGATTCTTTTTTTGTCTCGGTTGCAGGGGACGAATCGAGGAGAGCTGGACGGCTTGATTCAGCGTCTCGCTCGACGGCTGGAGGGGGGGCACAACGGGGGATTCTGGTCGTATCGAGTTCCGCTGGGAACCTCATATGAAGCGGGATCGACGGGACCGGGAGGAACACGGCCACCGGGTGATTCGGGAGGGTTTCTTGGTGGGCCAGGCGATTTGTCGAACACGCAGTTTGCCCTGCTCGGCATCTGGACGGGGGGAAGGCACGAATACAATTCCGACGCGGCGCTGGAGGCGCTCGACGATCACCTGCGCTCGACGGTCAATCCGGACGGAGGGTGGGGCTATCGGCCAGGCATTGCGAGTGCTCCAGCGATGACCTGCGCCGGGCTCATGGGGCTTGCGATCGCGGCGTCTCGTCCCTCGCTCGCCGAACGATTGACATCGCTGGCTCGGGGAGAAGCCCTGGTTGCCGATCCGGTGTTTGCAAAGGCTCTTGAGAAAGTCTCGGCCGATGCTCGATTCATCGGGTCGTCCACCGATGTTTATTATTTGTGGTCGCTCGAACGGGTCTGCGTGGCCCTTGGGTTGAGTGACTTGAACGGTCTCGACTGGTACGCGATCGGTGCGGAGTCGCTGCTCAACCGACAACTCCCGAACGGCGGTTGGCCGCCGGGGAGCTGGCAGTCGCTTCCGGAGACCTGCCTGGCGCTGTTGTTCCTGAGGAAGTCGAATCTCGCGTTCGAACTGGATCGGGTCTTGCGGCTGCCAGGTCCGAAGCGAGAGAACCCTGAGGAGATCGAGTCTCAGATCGTTCAGGCAGCAGAAACGACCGGCGACGACGACATTCGGGTCGTCGTTCGCCAGGTGGACGAGTCAGGCTTCCCGGAGATTACCCTGGATTTTGAGGTGACGCGGCCGGATGGAGCGGCATTGGTTGATGCGGATCAGGACGATTTCCGAGTGACGGAGTATGACCAGCCGGTCGAGATCCTCCGGTTCGAGGCCCCAACCTCTCGTGAGGTGATGGAAACAACGGTCGTCCTCGTGGTGGATCAGAGCCGGAGCATGGAAGAAGAAAACCGGATTGGCGCGTTGAAGGAGGCCGTGCGAACGTTTCTCAGCGTCATGCCGATTGGGTCTCGCGTGGCGGTGATCGCCTTCAGTGATGAGATTCGGGTGATTTGTCCCTTCACGACGGATGTGAGGCGTGTCCAGGCATCGGTGGATGAATTGCAACCGATGGGAGGAACTCGATATTATGATGCGGTAGTCGAGGCCCTGGAGTTGATTGCCTCGCAATCGGGGCGGAGAGCCGTGCTCGCCATGACTGACGGAGAAGACACGTTCAGCAGGACGGCAGACCTCGACGCGACGATCCTGGCGGCTCGAAGGCTTGGCTTGCCGGTCCATACACTTGGTCTGGGCAGCGAGGAGGAAATTGCCAGCGACGATCTTCGACGCCTGGCCGCCGAGACGAGGGGTCAGTATCTGCCCGCGAGGAATGCCGACCAGCTTCGAGCCATCTATGAGGAACTTGCCACACGACTTGGGCAGATGTATCGATTGGTTTACCAAACCGAGCGGCCCTTGCCCGATGGAACGTTGCGTCCGGTGGCGGTGTATTTCCGATCGGCAACCGTGGGAGCACAAACAGAGGTGTTTATCCGGGGAATGGTGGTGCCGGCCTCGGGTTGGCCGCGATTGTTTCTGGGGCTGATCGGGGTTCTGGTGGGGCTTGCCTTGCTCCCAGGATTGATGCGCCGACGATCGGCAGCGCGGTTGCGAGTGAACCGATGA
- a CDS encoding FHA domain-containing protein: protein MSHAAAAEPRSLTQTLRSNARQVHAMAVAGALGAVVGLYCYVELIRPFDLIRQVDRLWWLRNLLAGGMLGGTIGFFLNAVDPLRDGAPLKLARAATWGAIAGALGGMVGLVLGELVLGGLRGGPFGRAVAWAILGLGIGLSQGIASRSRQRLGYGLIGGGLGGLIGGFLFEVLREGLGNRYDLSQGLGVAILGAGLGVFLALVEQVLRRSWVMVLNGRQEGRTYLLATSRSRVGLDERAEIGLFGDASITRRHAEIERTAEGHVLRNLDPQGRTRLNGRPVAGEARLSDGDRIELGRTALLFRARG from the coding sequence ATGTCTCACGCAGCCGCCGCTGAGCCGCGATCGCTCACCCAGACCCTTCGCAGCAACGCCCGACAGGTCCACGCAATGGCCGTGGCCGGCGCGCTGGGCGCAGTGGTGGGTTTGTACTGCTATGTCGAATTGATTCGTCCGTTTGATCTGATTCGTCAAGTGGATCGTCTGTGGTGGCTGCGAAACCTGCTCGCGGGGGGGATGCTGGGGGGCACCATCGGATTCTTTCTGAATGCGGTAGACCCACTGCGGGATGGGGCTCCCCTGAAACTCGCCCGAGCGGCGACCTGGGGAGCGATCGCGGGAGCCCTGGGAGGGATGGTTGGCTTGGTCCTCGGCGAACTGGTGCTGGGAGGGCTGCGCGGGGGGCCGTTTGGGCGTGCCGTTGCCTGGGCGATTCTGGGGCTTGGGATCGGCTTGAGTCAGGGAATCGCGTCGCGATCTCGGCAACGACTCGGTTACGGACTGATCGGCGGGGGGCTGGGTGGACTGATCGGCGGATTTCTCTTCGAGGTGCTCCGTGAAGGGCTCGGGAACCGTTACGATCTGAGCCAGGGGCTGGGCGTGGCGATCCTGGGAGCCGGGCTGGGTGTTTTCCTGGCATTGGTGGAACAGGTGCTGAGACGATCGTGGGTCATGGTGCTCAATGGTCGTCAGGAAGGACGCACCTACCTGCTGGCGACATCAAGATCGCGAGTCGGGCTTGATGAACGAGCGGAAATCGGACTTTTCGGTGATGCTTCCATCACGAGACGTCACGCCGAGATTGAGCGGACCGCGGAGGGACATGTGCTTCGGAACCTGGATCCTCAGGGGCGAACGCGTCTGAACGGCAGGCCGGTTGCCGGTGAGGCTCGCCTGAGCGATGGGGACCGGATCGAGCTGGGTCGCACGGCTCTCTTGTTCCGAGCCCGGGGTTGA